In Daucus carota subsp. sativus chromosome 4, DH1 v3.0, whole genome shotgun sequence, one DNA window encodes the following:
- the LOC108219558 gene encoding uncharacterized protein LOC108219558 — protein MAEFYMLMDDQHLRKLALLLRNQEEPLSLSINSEPDRNKFLQECNDAYDTVIALLDDCIQLGKKHDAWRGKHSHKAHIAKDMLDYVKYGLNLGMQCVQNCGMRWTIVEKMKTHFDKLVAELNVTESRDRKDFASLAEEVAFYKTSMWEYATKLRSPEARAQSKAYSDVLKLEGVQFPSLVAAHKNKLGYTDEFELLGDDQKLEVYNNIIEESGRAKMPVIYKIKGQPWYKTSGGIAVMAFTAGMMTWDIFTAEHKLESALNNGVSLLSAAVSYAIEVSFTSAVGAVVAESEVGLLVVSAAGFVVGALVGILFAAATGAIIAAILSSGGSVPQNVEDLKFYSVTMPNGMALANEIAHT, from the exons ATGGCCGAATTTTACATGTTGATGGATGACCAACACTTACGGAAGCTTGCACTCCTTCTGAGGAACCAAGAAGAGCCGCTGAGTCTGAGCATCAATTCCGAACCTGATCGCAACAAATTCCTCCAAGAATGCAACGATGCTTATGATACTGTGATCGCACTGCTCGATGACTGCATTCAGTTGGGCAAGAAGCATGACGCGTGGAGGGGCAAGCACAGCCATAAGGCGCACATTGCCAAAGACATGCTGGACTATGTCAAGTATGGACTCAACTTGGGAATGCAGTGTGTCCAGAATTGCGGTATGCGTTGGACCATCGTCGAAAAAATGAAGACCCACTTCGACAAGCTGGTTGCCGAACTTAACGTGACCGAATCCAGAGACAGGAAAGATTTCGCTAGTTTGGCTGAGGAAGTGGCGTTTTACAAGACTTCTATGTGGGAGTATGCAACCAAGTTGCGAAGTCCAGAAGCCCGTGCTCAATCCAAGGCTTATTCCGATGTACTCAAGCTGGAGGGCGTTCAGTTTCCATCCCTTGTTGCCGC GCACAAGAACAAGCTTGGATATACGGATGAATTCGAGCTTTTGGGAGATGACCAGAAGCTTGAG GTGTACAATAACATAATCGAGGAATCAGGGCGTGCAAAGATGCCAGTGATTTACAAGATAAAAGGGCAGCCTTGGTACAAAACAAGCGGTGGGATTGCAGTGATGGCGTTCACTGCAGGCATGATGACCTGGGATATCTTCACCGCTGAGCACAAGCTGGAGTCCGCACTGAACAACGGCGTGTCACTGCTGTCAGCAGCGGTGTCTTATGCAATAGAAGTCTCTTTTACTTCGGCAGTGGGAGCCGTGGTAGCAGAATCAGAAGTGGGCCTTCTCGTGGTTTCCGCGGCTGGGTTCGTGGTGGGTGCTTTGGTTGGCATTCTGTTTGCTGCAGCCACTGGTGCGATTATTGCAGCTATATTAAGCTCTGGTGGTAGCGTGCCGCAAAACGTAGAAGACCTCAAATTTTATTCAGTGACCATGCCGAATGGCATGGCCCTTGCTAATGAGATCGCACACACTTGA
- the LOC108219559 gene encoding uncharacterized protein LOC108219559, translating into MADQFQGKSDFRAPLLTGSDNYNWWKGQMEAHLSRDPLMQRVVERGPYQFLNKEDKWKLALLLRNQEEPLSLSINSEPDRNKFLQECNDAYDTVIALLDDCIQLGKKHDAWRGRHSHKAHIAKDMLDYVKYGLNLGMQCVQNCGMRWTIVEKMKTHFDKLVAELNVTESRDRKDFASLAEEVAFYKTSMWEYATKLRSPEARAQSKAYSDVLKLEGVQFPSLVAAHKNKLGYTDEFEFLGDDQKLEVYNNIIEESGRAKMPVIYKIKGQPWYKTSGGIAVMAFTAGMMTWDIFTAEHKLESALNNGVSLLSAAVSYAIEVSFTSAVGAVVAESEVGLLVVSAAGFVVGALVGILFAAATGAIIAAILSSGGSVPQNVEDLKFYSVTMPNGMALANEIAHT; encoded by the exons ATGGCTGACCAATTTCAGGgaaaatcagactttagagctcctctcctcaccgGTTCGGACaattacaattggtggaaaggacAAATGGAAGCTCATCTCTCTAGAGACCCTCTCATGCAAAGAGTTGTTGAAAGAGGTCCCTATCAATTCCTTAATAAAGAGGACAAATGGAAGCTTGCACTCCTTCTGAGGAACCAAGAAGAGCCGCTGAGTCTGAGCATCAATTCCGAACCTGATCGCAACAAATTCCTCCAAGAATGCAACGATGCTTATGATACTGTCATCGCACTGCTCGATGACTGCATTCAGTTGGGCAAGAAGCATGACGCGTGGAGGGGCAGGCACAGCCATAAGGCGCACATTGCCAAAGACATGCTGGACTATGTCAAGTATGGACTCAACTTGGGAATGCAGTGTGTCCAGAATTGCGGTATGCGTTGGACCATCGTCGAAAAAATGAAGACCCACTTCGACAAGCTGGTTGCCGAACTTAACGTGACCGAATCCAGAGACAGGAAAGATTTCGCTAGTTTGGCTGAGGAAGTGGCGTTTTACAAGACTTCTATGTGGGAGTATGCAACCAAGTTGCGAAGTCCAGAAGCCCGTGCTCAATCCAAGGCTTATTCCGATGTACTCAAGCTAGAGGGCGTTCAGTTTCCATCCCTTGTTGCCGC GCACAAGAACAAGCTTGGATATACGGATGAATTCGAGTTTTTGGGAGATGACCAGAAGCTTGAG GTGTACAATAACATAATCGAGGAATCAGGGCGTGCAAAGATGCCAGTGATTTACAAGATAAAAGGGCAGCCTTGGTACAAAACAAGCGGTGGGATTGCAGTGATGGCGTTCACTGCAGGCATGATGACCTGGGATATCTTCACCGCTGAGCACAAGCTGGAGTCCGCACTGAACAACGGCGTGTCACTGCTGTCAGCAGCGGTGTCTTATGCAATAGAAGTCTCTTTTACTTCGGCAGTGGGAGCCGTGGTAGCAGAATCAGAAGTGGGCCTTCTCGTGGTTTCCGCGGCTGGGTTCGTGGTGGGTGCTTTGGTTGGCATTCTGTTTGCTGCAGCCACTGGTGCGATTATTGCAGCTATATTAAGCTCTGGTGGTAGCGTGCCGCAAAACGTAGAAGACCTCAAATTTTATTCAGTGACCATGCCGAATGGCATGGCCCTTGCTAATGAGATCGCACACACTTGA